The following proteins are encoded in a genomic region of Kosakonia oryzae:
- the leuO gene encoding transcriptional regulator LeuO has product MTTDCNVPGEAIDNHQIVDVDKPQLRSVDLNLLTVFDAVMQEQNITRAAHALGMSQPAVSNAVARLKVMFNDELFVRYGRGIQPTARSYQLFGSIRQALQLVQNELPGSGFDPLSSERVFNLCVCSPLDNLLTSVIYNSVEKAAPNINLVFKADLNHSTEHQLRYQEIEFVIGYEEFRRPEFSCVPLFKDEMVLVTSKEHPRSANLVTEADVFNEQHAVVSLDRYASFSQPWYDTAEKKSRIAYQGMAVTSVLNIVAQTHLVTIAPRWLVERFAHGLPLQVLPLPLALNTRTCYLSWHEAAGRDKGHQWMEELLTSVCTL; this is encoded by the coding sequence ATGACGACGGATTGCAATGTTCCAGGGGAAGCTATTGATAATCATCAGATTGTCGATGTGGACAAACCACAGTTGCGTTCAGTAGATCTTAATTTGCTTACCGTTTTTGATGCGGTGATGCAGGAACAAAACATTACCCGTGCGGCGCACGCGCTGGGAATGTCACAACCCGCAGTGAGTAATGCCGTTGCGCGACTTAAAGTCATGTTTAACGATGAGCTCTTTGTCCGCTATGGCCGTGGGATTCAGCCCACTGCGCGTTCATATCAACTGTTTGGCTCAATCCGTCAGGCATTGCAGTTGGTACAAAATGAGCTGCCCGGCTCGGGATTTGATCCATTGAGCAGTGAGCGTGTATTTAATCTTTGTGTATGCAGCCCGCTGGATAATCTCTTAACGTCAGTTATTTACAATAGCGTTGAAAAGGCTGCGCCTAATATTAATCTGGTGTTTAAAGCCGATCTTAATCACAGTACTGAGCATCAATTGCGTTACCAGGAAATTGAATTTGTGATCGGCTACGAAGAGTTTCGTCGTCCGGAATTCTCTTGCGTTCCATTATTTAAAGACGAAATGGTACTGGTGACCAGTAAAGAACATCCGCGCAGTGCGAATCTTGTTACGGAAGCCGATGTATTCAATGAACAACATGCAGTGGTTTCGCTGGACCGTTATGCTTCCTTTAGTCAGCCCTGGTATGATACGGCGGAAAAGAAGAGCCGTATTGCCTATCAGGGGATGGCAGTCACCAGCGTATTAAACATTGTCGCGCAAACGCATTTAGTGACGATTGCGCCGCGTTGGTTGGTTGAACGGTTTGCTCATGGTCTGCCATTGCAGGTATTGCCTTTGCCGCTGGCGCTTAATACACGGACTTGTTATCTCTCGTGGCATGAAGCTGCAGGACGCGATAAAGGCCATCAGTGGATGGAAGAGTTACTGACCTCGGTTTGTACGCTGTAA
- the leuL gene encoding leu operon leader peptide, with the protein MIRNVGFAGLLLLNASLVRGRPVDDIQS; encoded by the coding sequence ATGATTCGCAACGTCGGTTTCGCTGGTCTACTACTACTAAACGCATCTCTTGTGCGCGGTAGACCGGTGGACGACATTCAGAGCTGA